One Salvelinus namaycush isolate Seneca chromosome 4, SaNama_1.0, whole genome shotgun sequence genomic window carries:
- the LOC120045654 gene encoding MORN repeat-containing protein 2-like translates to MSEKKKGKVTESEEEGNLQVSFIFPNGDRYEGECCRSTEGVVRRSGMGKHTSASGVTYTGEWHDDKMNGRGTLEHPSGALYEGDFKDNMYHGTGTYSFSDGTKYCGSFSKNRLEGDGEFTDSQGLVWIGGFHNKAAPGLKLKLNM, encoded by the exons ATGTCTG AGAAGAAAAAAGGAAAGGTCACAGAAAGCGAAG AGGAAGGGAATTTGCAAGTATCCTTCATTTTCCCAAATGGTGACAGATATG AAGGAGAGTGCTGCAGGTCCACAGAGGGAGTCGTGAGGAGGAGTGGTATGGGCAAACACACCTCAGCCAGTGGTGTCACCTACACTGGAGAGTGGCATGATGACAAG ATGAATGGCAGAGGGACTCTGGAGCATCCCTCTGGGGCCCTGTATGAAGGGGACTTCAAAGACAACATGTATCACGGCACAGGGACATACAGCTTCTCTGACGGGACCAAATACTGCGGCAGCTTCAGCAAGAACAG gtTGGAGGGTGACGGGGAGTTCACCGACTCTCAGGGACTTGTTTGGATTGGAGGCTTCCACAACAAGGCAGCTCCTGGTTTGAAACTTAAACTCAACATGTAA